The following coding sequences lie in one Erwinia amylovora genomic window:
- the zwf gene encoding glucose-6-phosphate dehydrogenase, whose product MAVTQTAQACDLVIFGAKGDLARRKLLPSLYQLEKAGQIHEESRIIGVGRAEWDKAAYTKVVREALETFMKEKIDEALWDKLSSRLDFCNLDVTDSSHFPRLGKMLDQKKRVTINYFAMPPSTFGAICQGLGEAKLNAKPARVVMEKPLGTSLVTSQEINNQVGEYFEESQVFRIDHYLGKETVLNLLALRFANSLFAANWDNRTIDHVQITVAEEVGIEGRWGYFDKAGQMRDMIQNHLLQVLTMIAMSPPADLSADRIRDEKVKVLRSLRRIDHTNVREKTVRGQYTSGFVQGKKVPGYLEEEGANKSSNTETFVSIRVDIDDWRWAGVPFYLRTGKRLPTKCSEVVVYFKNPALNLFKDSWQELPQNKLTIRLQPDEGVDIQILNKVPGLDHKHNLQTTKLDLSFSETFNQSHLADAYERLLLETMRGIQALFVRRDEVEEAWKWVDSIMDAWAADKEAPKPYQAGTWGPVASVAMITRDGRSWNEFE is encoded by the coding sequence ATGGCGGTTACACAAACAGCCCAGGCATGCGATCTGGTTATTTTCGGTGCCAAAGGCGACCTTGCACGCCGAAAACTGCTGCCCTCACTGTATCAGTTAGAAAAAGCCGGTCAGATTCATGAAGAGTCACGCATCATTGGCGTGGGGCGCGCGGAATGGGATAAAGCAGCTTATACCAAGGTAGTGCGTGAAGCGCTGGAAACCTTTATGAAGGAAAAAATTGACGAGGCGCTGTGGGATAAACTCAGCAGCCGACTTGATTTTTGTAATCTGGACGTGACTGACAGCAGTCATTTCCCTCGCCTTGGCAAAATGCTCGACCAGAAAAAACGCGTCACCATCAACTATTTTGCCATGCCGCCAAGCACCTTCGGTGCCATTTGTCAGGGGCTGGGCGAAGCTAAACTCAATGCCAAACCCGCACGCGTGGTAATGGAAAAACCGCTGGGCACGTCGCTCGTTACCTCGCAGGAAATCAACAATCAGGTAGGTGAGTACTTCGAAGAGAGCCAGGTCTTCCGCATTGACCATTATCTCGGCAAAGAGACCGTGCTTAACCTGCTGGCACTGCGCTTTGCTAACTCACTGTTTGCCGCAAACTGGGACAATCGCACCATCGACCATGTGCAGATAACCGTGGCGGAAGAGGTGGGGATCGAAGGGCGTTGGGGCTACTTCGATAAAGCCGGTCAGATGCGCGACATGATCCAGAACCACCTTCTGCAGGTGTTAACCATGATCGCAATGTCACCGCCGGCAGACCTGTCTGCTGACCGTATTCGTGATGAGAAAGTCAAGGTACTGCGCTCACTGCGCCGCATTGACCATACCAATGTGCGTGAAAAAACCGTGCGCGGTCAGTACACTTCCGGTTTTGTGCAGGGGAAAAAAGTCCCCGGCTATCTGGAAGAAGAGGGCGCAAACAAGTCCAGCAATACGGAAACCTTCGTTTCTATCCGGGTTGATATCGACGACTGGCGCTGGGCTGGCGTACCGTTCTATCTGCGCACCGGAAAACGGTTGCCGACCAAGTGTTCGGAAGTTGTTGTTTACTTTAAAAATCCGGCGCTGAACCTGTTCAAAGACAGCTGGCAGGAACTGCCGCAAAACAAACTGACCATTCGCCTGCAGCCGGATGAAGGTGTCGATATCCAGATCCTTAACAAAGTGCCCGGCCTGGATCATAAACACAACCTGCAAACCACCAAACTGGATTTAAGCTTCTCAGAGACCTTTAATCAGTCTCATCTGGCTGATGCCTACGAGCGCCTGCTGCTGGAAACGATGCGCGGCATCCAGGCGCTGTTTGTTCGTCGTGATGAAGTCGAGGAGGCGTGGAAGTGGGTCGACTCTATCATGGACGCCTGGGCTGCAGATAAAGAAGCGCCCAAGCCTTACCAGGCAGGTACCTGGGGCCCGGTGGCTTCGGTAGCGATGATCACCCGTGATGGCCGCTCATGGAATGAATTTGAGTAA
- the pyk gene encoding pyruvate kinase, whose product MNNQSSSLLHPKYPSRRLRRTKIVTTLGPATDRDNNLEKIIAAGANVVRLNFSHGTAQDHQMRANNVREIAAKLGRHVAILGDLQGPKIRVSTFKEGKVFLNPGERFLLDASLGKSEGNKERVGIDYKGLPADVVPGDILLLDDGRVQLKVLEVKGMKVFTEVTVGGPLSNNKGINKLGGGLSAEALTEKDKADILVAAQIGVDYLAVSFPRCGEDLNYARRLAREAGCEAKIVSKVERAEAVASQEAMDDIILASDVVMVARGDLGVEIGDPELVGIQKALIRRARQLNRAVITATQMMESMITNPMPTRAEVMDVANAVLDGTDAVMLSAETAAGQYPAETVSAMARVCVGAEKIPSINVSRHRLDVQFDNIEEAIAMSAMYAANHLQGVTAIITMTESGRTALMTSRITSGLPIFAMSRHERTLNLTTLYRGVTPVCFDSNSDGVAAAHDAINLLRDKGFLLSGDLVIVTQGDVMSTTGTTNTSRVLRVE is encoded by the coding sequence ATGAATAATCAATCATCTTCACTTCTACATCCTAAGTACCCTTCTCGCCGTCTCAGAAGAACCAAGATTGTGACTACACTTGGCCCCGCTACCGATCGTGACAACAATCTGGAGAAAATCATTGCCGCGGGTGCCAATGTGGTGCGACTGAACTTCTCACACGGCACCGCCCAGGATCACCAGATGCGGGCAAACAACGTGCGCGAAATCGCGGCAAAACTTGGGCGGCACGTCGCCATTCTCGGCGACCTCCAGGGACCGAAAATCCGCGTTTCAACTTTCAAAGAAGGGAAAGTCTTCCTCAACCCAGGCGAGCGCTTTCTGCTGGATGCCAGCCTGGGTAAAAGCGAAGGCAACAAAGAAAGAGTAGGTATTGATTATAAAGGCCTGCCCGCGGATGTGGTACCGGGCGATATCCTGCTGCTTGACGACGGGCGTGTGCAGCTAAAAGTGCTGGAAGTGAAAGGCATGAAGGTGTTCACTGAAGTGACCGTCGGCGGCCCGCTGTCGAATAATAAAGGGATTAACAAGCTCGGCGGCGGTCTGTCGGCCGAAGCGCTGACGGAAAAAGACAAGGCGGATATTCTCGTCGCCGCGCAGATCGGCGTTGACTATCTTGCCGTATCGTTCCCGCGTTGCGGTGAAGACCTGAATTATGCCCGCCGCCTGGCGCGTGAGGCAGGATGTGAAGCCAAAATTGTCTCCAAAGTCGAACGTGCTGAAGCGGTTGCCAGCCAGGAAGCAATGGATGACATTATTCTCGCCTCCGACGTGGTAATGGTTGCGAGGGGTGACTTGGGTGTGGAAATTGGCGACCCTGAGCTGGTTGGCATCCAGAAAGCATTGATCCGCCGCGCTCGCCAGCTGAATCGCGCTGTCATCACCGCAACTCAGATGATGGAATCAATGATAACCAACCCGATGCCCACGCGAGCTGAAGTCATGGACGTTGCCAACGCCGTACTGGATGGGACCGATGCGGTGATGTTGTCTGCAGAGACCGCCGCCGGACAGTACCCGGCAGAAACCGTCTCCGCCATGGCCAGGGTATGTGTGGGGGCAGAGAAGATCCCCAGCATTAACGTTTCCAGGCATCGCCTTGACGTTCAGTTTGACAATATTGAAGAAGCCATCGCCATGTCGGCCATGTACGCCGCGAACCATCTGCAGGGCGTTACCGCGATTATCACCATGACCGAATCCGGCCGTACTGCGCTGATGACCTCACGTATCACCTCCGGCCTGCCGATTTTCGCCATGTCACGCCACGAGCGCACGTTAAACCTCACCACCCTTTATCGCGGCGTCACCCCGGTCTGTTTCGACAGCAACAGCGATGGCGTAGCTGCAGCGCACGATGCGATTAACCTGCTGCGCGATAAAGGCTTTCTGTTGTCCGGCGATCTGGTTATCGTGACCCAGGGCGACGTGATGAGCACCACCGGTACCACCAATACCAGCCGTGTGCTACGCGTTGAATAA
- a CDS encoding MFS transporter — translation MASYTPVSSLTRRHLIFPLSLVLFEFATYIAHDMIQPGMLLVTEEFRVSPEWVSASLTAYLIGGMTLQWLLGPLSDKLGRRPVFLSGVAFFMLTCLATHWVQSIEQFVLLRFLQGTSLCFIGAVGYAAIQEAFNEALSVRIMALMANVALLAPLAGPLAGAAFLEIGDWRTMFWLFALVTAVALTGLWRTMPETAGDARISLSLKSLGKGYMALVKDRQVMSGSLAIGLVTVPCLAWVALSPVILIHDAGLSRMDYALLQIPVFVAMIAGNLTLGKLSSRVAIDRPLRLGAWPILTGLAVSALATAIDNQSYLWLTAGLSIYGFGTGLVNAGMYRLTLFSSNAGKGSVAAMLGMVTILLFAVGIELTKYAYFSDGARAFSLVNLACGVLWYLLVSAFLREWKRRSTLNKVEIV, via the coding sequence ATGGCGTCATACACCCCCGTGTCGAGCCTGACCCGCCGACACCTGATTTTCCCGTTATCATTAGTTCTGTTTGAATTTGCCACCTATATCGCTCATGACATGATCCAGCCAGGAATGCTGCTGGTGACCGAAGAATTCCGGGTCAGCCCGGAGTGGGTTTCAGCCTCGCTGACGGCTTATTTGATCGGCGGCATGACGCTGCAATGGCTGCTTGGCCCGCTCTCCGATAAGCTTGGACGACGGCCGGTGTTTTTGTCCGGCGTGGCCTTCTTTATGCTCACCTGCCTGGCCACTCACTGGGTGCAAAGCATCGAACAATTTGTCCTGCTGCGCTTCTTACAGGGTACCAGCCTCTGTTTTATCGGCGCTGTGGGTTATGCCGCCATCCAGGAAGCCTTCAATGAAGCGCTTAGCGTGCGGATTATGGCGCTGATGGCCAACGTGGCGCTGTTGGCCCCTCTTGCCGGCCCGCTGGCCGGTGCCGCTTTTTTGGAAATCGGCGACTGGCGTACCATGTTCTGGCTTTTTGCGCTGGTCACCGCCGTTGCGCTGACGGGACTGTGGCGCACAATGCCGGAGACTGCAGGAGACGCCCGGATCTCGCTGTCGTTGAAATCACTCGGTAAGGGTTACATGGCGCTGGTTAAGGACCGACAGGTGATGAGCGGTTCACTGGCGATTGGTCTGGTCACTGTCCCCTGCCTTGCCTGGGTAGCATTATCCCCGGTGATCCTCATCCACGATGCAGGTCTGAGCCGGATGGACTATGCGCTGCTCCAGATCCCGGTGTTTGTGGCAATGATTGCCGGAAACCTGACGCTGGGCAAGTTGTCCTCGCGGGTGGCGATCGACCGCCCACTGCGTCTTGGCGCATGGCCGATTTTGACAGGACTGGCTGTGTCTGCGCTGGCTACTGCTATCGACAATCAGAGTTATTTGTGGCTGACGGCCGGATTAAGCATTTATGGCTTTGGTACCGGGCTGGTTAATGCGGGAATGTATCGGCTGACGCTGTTCTCCAGTAACGCCGGGAAAGGCAGCGTCGCCGCAATGCTGGGTATGGTCACTATTCTGCTATTTGCAGTAGGCATTGAGCTGACTAAGTACGCTTATTTCAGCGATGGCGCCCGCGCATTTAGCCTGGTCAATCTGGCATGCGGAGTACTGTGGTATTTGTTGGTTAGCGCATTTTTACGCGAATGGAAACGCCGCTCGACGCTGAATAAAGTCGAGATTGTCTGA
- the lpxM gene encoding lauroyl-Kdo(2)-lipid IV(A) myristoyltransferase (LpxM is lauroyl-Kdo(2)-lipid IV(A) myristoyltransferase, an enzyme characterized in Escherichia coli and involved in biosynthesis of the form of lipid A found in that species and some closely related species.), producing MENKKSSNVEFIPVFQKSFLFPRYWGSWLGVGAFAALAWVSPRLRDPLLGALGRQAGKLARSARRRAQINLSYCLPEKSEAEREQIIDKMFATAPQSMAMMAELALRPHAAKSRIRWHGREIIDALRDSGQNVILLVPHGWAVDLPAMVLASEGQRMAALFHNQSNEVTDYVWNLVRRRFGGRMHARNDGIKPFISSIRQGYWGYYLPDQDHGAEHSEFVDFFATYKATLPAVGRMSKVCRAKVVPLFPVYDSKTHSLDIYLRPPMIDLPDTDDATQARRLNEEVEAFVRPHPEQYTWILKLLKTRRPGEVEPYERQELYPKK from the coding sequence ATGGAAAACAAAAAAAGCAGCAATGTTGAATTTATTCCCGTCTTTCAGAAATCTTTCTTATTTCCACGCTACTGGGGAAGTTGGTTGGGAGTGGGCGCGTTTGCAGCCCTGGCGTGGGTATCGCCACGCCTGCGCGATCCGCTGCTGGGGGCGTTAGGGCGTCAAGCCGGGAAACTGGCTCGCAGCGCCCGCCGCCGTGCACAGATCAATTTATCTTACTGTCTGCCTGAAAAGTCCGAAGCGGAGCGGGAGCAGATTATTGATAAGATGTTTGCCACGGCACCGCAGTCTATGGCGATGATGGCCGAGCTGGCACTGCGTCCACACGCGGCGAAATCACGCATTCGCTGGCATGGCCGTGAGATTATCGATGCGCTGCGTGACAGCGGGCAGAATGTCATTCTCCTGGTGCCGCATGGCTGGGCGGTTGATTTGCCTGCGATGGTGCTGGCATCTGAAGGGCAGCGGATGGCGGCTTTGTTCCATAATCAGAGTAATGAGGTGACCGATTACGTCTGGAACCTGGTTCGACGTCGTTTTGGCGGGCGTATGCATGCACGTAATGACGGCATCAAGCCTTTTATCAGCTCTATTCGTCAGGGTTACTGGGGCTATTATCTGCCCGACCAGGATCATGGTGCGGAACATAGCGAATTTGTGGATTTCTTTGCCACCTATAAAGCGACGCTGCCGGCCGTGGGGCGGATGAGTAAAGTATGCCGGGCAAAAGTGGTGCCGCTGTTTCCGGTTTACGACAGCAAAACCCATTCACTGGATATTTATCTGCGCCCACCGATGATTGATCTGCCGGACACCGATGATGCAACTCAGGCGCGGCGGTTGAATGAAGAGGTTGAAGCGTTTGTCCGCCCGCATCCGGAGCAGTACACCTGGATCCTCAAGCTGCTGAAGACCCGTCGTCCGGGTGAAGTCGAACCTTACGAACGTCAGGAACTTTACCCAAAAAAGTAA